One window of the Passer domesticus isolate bPasDom1 chromosome 14, bPasDom1.hap1, whole genome shotgun sequence genome contains the following:
- the ANKRD34C gene encoding ankyrin repeat domain-containing protein 34C has translation MDEVTELELGGNSLLKAVWLGRLRLTRLLLEGGAYINESNEKGETALMVACITTHVDQQSIHKAKMVKYLLDNRADPNIQDKSGKTALMHACIRGAGGDVVSLLLESGADPSLEDHSGASALVHAINAEDKAVLQHLLNACRAKGKEVIIITMDTSASGTKTAKQYLNVAPALEFKEKAPLEESTAPSSAQLKTPISAPSPVEKESSVLTTHPPHTGDAEPPSPGRRAGAARRAHLPRLKRLRSEPWGLVAPSVLAASSHRDDTRVCADTEVITGIGDLSLSKKPPLTRSSSSKGRDPSLFPPVDEQALGPLAWKGSHEKSPGTHPCLSRSTAVPEEPESSGSAAGMDTPHRRRPGSEHNGDSQLSEAGKAPPERRKLSGSQLALLDGCCDSPSGSASTSPSTGRRRPPGLLERRGSGTLLLDHISHTRPGYLPPLNVNPNPPIPDIGSGKAPSPLAAGLKPLVPLTPSSPRRGDRRAHRKLLRRHSMQAEQIRHLSDFEEVVAQ, from the coding sequence ATGGATGAAGTGacggagctggagctggggggcAACTCCCTGCTGAAGGCCGTGTGGCTCGGCCGGCTGCGGCTGACACggctgctgctggaaggggGGGCTTACATCAACGAGAGCAACGAGAAGGGCGAGACCGCGCTGATGGTGGCCTGCATCACCACGCACGTCGACCAGCAGAGCATCCACAAGGCCAAGATGGTGAAGTACCTGCTGGACAACAGAGCCGACCCCAACATCCAGGACAAGTCTGGGAAGACCGCCCTCATGCACGCCTGCATCCGGGGAGCTGGGGGGGACgtggtgtccctgctgctggagagcgGGGCAGACCCCAGCCTGGAGGACCACTCGGGAGCCTCGGCGCTGGTCCACGCCATCAACGCCGAGGacaaggctgtgctgcagcacctcctgAATGCCTGCAGAGCCAAGGGGAAGGAGGTGATCATCATCACCATGGACACATCAGCCTCCGGCACCAAGACCGCCAAGCAGTACCTGAACGTCGCCCCTGCGCTGGAGTTCAAGGAGAAGGCTCCCCTCGAGGAGAGCACAGCCCCCTCCAGTGCCCAGCTGAAAACTCCCAtctcagcaccttcccctgTCGAGAAGGAGAGCAGCGTTCTCACCACGCACCCTCCTCACACGGGGGACGCTGAGCCACCCTCGCCGGGCCGCAGGGCTGGCGCTGCCCGCAGAGCCCACCTGCCCCGCCTGAAGCGGCTGCGCTCCGAGCCCTGGGGGCTGGTGGCACCCTCGGTGCTGGCGGCCTCCAGCCACCGCGACGACACGCGGGTCTGCGCCGACACCGAGGTCATCACGGGCATCGGCGACCTCTCGCTGTCCAAAAAGCCCCCCCTCACccggagcagcagcagcaaggggaGGGACCCCTCTCTCTTCCCCCCCGTGGATGAGCAGGCGCTGGGGCCGCTGGCATGGAAAGGCAGCCACGAGAAGAGCCCAGGCACCCACCCGTGCCTGTCCCGGAGCACCGCGGTGCCGGAGGAGCCGGAGAGCAGCGGCTCGGCGGCGGGGATGGACACCCCACACCGGCGGAGGCCCGGCAGCGAGCACAACGGGGACTCGCAGCTCAGCGAGGCGGGGAAGGCGCCGCCCGAGAGGCGCAAGCTGAGCGGGTCGCAGCTGGCCTTGCTGGACGGCTGCTGCGACTCTCCCTCCGGCAGCGCCAGCACATCGCCCAGCACCGGccggcgccgcccgcccggcctGCTGGAGAGGCGAGGATCCGGGACGCTGCTGCTGGACCACATCTCCCACACGAGGCCAGGATATCTGCCCCCCTTGAATGTGAACCCCAACCCCCCGATCCCGGACATTGGCTCCGGCAAAGCCCCCTCCCCGCTGGCGGCTGGGCTGAAGCCGCTGGTGCCCCTCACACCCAGCTCGCCCCGGCGGGGGGATCGCAGAGCCCACAGGAAGCTCCTCCGCAGACATTCCATGCAGGCCGAGCAGATACGGCACCTCTCCGATTTTGAGGAGGTCGTGGCGCAGTAG